The Epilithonimonas zeae genome contains a region encoding:
- a CDS encoding DUF6520 family protein, with translation MKNFILPAVLILIGTGTAFATQKEKSSKEHLAVRQGYIFNNVTNQWDRSIMCKEEVDPICTVNGLPSGQQVFGTTGPDVDHPETANVELYKIN, from the coding sequence ATGAAAAATTTCATTTTACCCGCAGTTCTAATTCTGATAGGAACAGGAACTGCATTCGCTACTCAAAAAGAAAAAAGTAGCAAAGAACATTTAGCAGTTAGACAGGGCTATATTTTTAACAATGTAACCAATCAGTGGGATAGAAGCATCATGTGTAAAGAAGAGGTTGATCCTATTTGCACAGTTAATGGTCTGCCATCAGGACAGCAGGTATTTGGAACGACCGGGCCTGACGTTGATCACCCGGAAACGGCTAATGTCGAATTATACAAAATCAACTAA
- a CDS encoding alpha/beta hydrolase family protein: protein MMVTRLYMLAFLIIQGLCWSQDIDSLNAVYKQYYETALRANSPNGRYVILNHSNTYGKNNYELLDVKKDKTTMLGNYDQFQFLNDDLLLMRNSNHCRFTDLRTGQSTEVSGNYLIEPAQQSAQVILFNPSVRELLLVSIEGKVLWRKQDVRVYKLDTTTNNLIYTSGNDLVVTNLTSYRSKTYKVNSDIQWISSVDQRIYAANVQSKQIELYSVDLRSEKLIKQLVAVPEGFESTTRLITYLEVRENEHFIFPLYLKSKLERHENPELKITYSNRNGEDKMLYYHLGIYNLKNDQWDYLPDVNDEIPVYKFLNDRGDFIVYDLADDVVEEQQNRILDLNLFLNYGKNSYLLPEKRIEEGNYLWDRDTKQFVYFNDKTWIAHNIITGKEVDLTPPNTKGWDSPEHSGLAKGPATKPVKIKGKSAIMISNQFDYFVIDLKTMQVKRMTMGQEVQMKYQLKLSKEHYPKSSWNMRMAEIDLSRDLMFKTFNTLSYDSGFATVTDKNNKTTFFQQGHYRDIIPYDNGYFLTSGFALEPFKLTILERGKYHTVYESLKKEKKGFEGARYEIFQYKTDLGTSNAALLLPVNYDPNKKYPMIVNIYEELSHDVLFFLQPYLNIMTGFNYMHYLINGYIVLLPDLQYEVANVKNSILLSLEKSIDSAKSLASIDDKNIGVIGLSYGGYETGLALTNSKYFKTGVAGVMISDLVSHALSQSEFMTKPNYMRTENHQMRMNNNVLDHWNLYLENSPVFHVKNIQAPVLLWTGLNDKNVSPAQARMFFMGIKRQMKKAVLLEYINETHNVLQPFNQLDFNIKIWQWFDYYLKNKKPAEWIRPLTQ from the coding sequence ATGATGGTTACTAGGTTATATATGCTGGCATTCCTAATCATTCAGGGACTTTGCTGGTCTCAGGATATTGACAGTTTAAACGCAGTTTACAAGCAATATTATGAAACAGCATTAAGGGCGAACAGTCCTAATGGGCGTTACGTTATTCTAAACCACAGCAATACCTATGGAAAGAATAACTATGAATTGTTGGATGTCAAAAAGGATAAAACGACAATGCTGGGTAATTATGATCAATTTCAATTTTTAAATGATGATTTACTGCTGATGCGCAATAGTAATCATTGTCGATTCACAGATTTAAGAACTGGTCAGTCCACGGAAGTTTCAGGTAACTATTTAATCGAACCTGCACAACAATCGGCTCAAGTGATTCTATTTAATCCAAGTGTAAGAGAACTTCTGTTAGTTTCCATAGAGGGAAAAGTATTGTGGAGAAAACAGGATGTAAGGGTTTATAAACTTGATACTACTACCAATAATCTAATCTATACATCAGGAAATGACCTTGTTGTAACGAATCTGACAAGTTATCGCTCTAAGACCTATAAGGTTAATAGTGATATCCAATGGATTTCTTCAGTTGATCAGCGAATATATGCCGCCAATGTCCAATCAAAGCAAATTGAACTCTACAGTGTTGACCTTCGATCAGAAAAGTTAATCAAGCAGCTGGTAGCTGTGCCCGAAGGATTTGAATCAACCACCCGGTTAATTACCTATTTGGAAGTTCGGGAAAATGAACATTTTATATTTCCGTTGTATTTGAAAAGTAAGCTGGAGCGTCATGAAAATCCCGAATTGAAGATCACCTATTCCAATAGGAACGGTGAGGATAAAATGCTCTATTACCATTTGGGCATTTATAATCTTAAAAACGATCAATGGGATTATCTACCTGATGTAAATGATGAAATACCTGTCTATAAATTTTTAAATGACAGAGGAGATTTCATTGTGTATGATTTAGCGGATGATGTTGTGGAAGAGCAACAAAATAGAATCCTTGATTTAAATCTGTTTTTAAATTATGGTAAAAATTCATATTTATTGCCCGAAAAAAGAATAGAGGAAGGCAACTATCTTTGGGATCGCGATACAAAACAGTTTGTCTATTTTAATGATAAGACTTGGATAGCTCATAATATTATTACGGGGAAAGAGGTTGATCTTACACCTCCTAATACAAAGGGTTGGGACAGTCCGGAACATAGCGGCTTAGCTAAAGGCCCTGCCACTAAACCTGTTAAAATTAAAGGCAAATCTGCGATAATGATTTCCAACCAGTTTGATTATTTTGTAATCGACCTGAAAACCATGCAGGTAAAACGGATGACAATGGGACAAGAAGTACAAATGAAATATCAACTCAAGTTGTCAAAAGAGCATTACCCGAAATCATCCTGGAATATGAGAATGGCAGAAATAGATCTTTCACGGGATTTAATGTTTAAGACGTTCAATACGCTGTCTTATGATTCAGGATTTGCCACCGTTACCGATAAAAACAATAAAACAACATTTTTCCAACAAGGTCATTACAGGGATATAATACCTTATGATAACGGATATTTTTTAACATCTGGTTTTGCCTTGGAGCCTTTTAAGCTGACAATCCTCGAAAGAGGCAAATATCATACTGTTTATGAGTCTCTAAAAAAAGAAAAGAAAGGATTCGAAGGAGCTAGGTACGAAATATTTCAATATAAAACCGATTTAGGAACTTCCAACGCAGCACTCTTATTACCTGTCAACTATGATCCCAACAAAAAATATCCGATGATTGTGAATATTTATGAGGAGCTTTCGCACGATGTGTTATTTTTCTTGCAGCCTTATTTAAATATAATGACCGGATTCAATTATATGCATTATCTGATAAATGGCTATATCGTTTTACTTCCGGATCTCCAATACGAAGTAGCAAATGTTAAAAATAGCATTTTATTGTCTTTGGAAAAAAGCATCGATTCAGCCAAATCGCTGGCATCAATCGATGACAAAAATATTGGAGTGATAGGGCTGTCATACGGGGGATATGAGACCGGTCTTGCGCTGACAAATTCGAAATACTTTAAGACAGGTGTGGCGGGAGTTATGATTTCTGATTTGGTTTCGCATGCGCTTAGCCAATCTGAATTCATGACTAAGCCGAACTATATGAGAACTGAAAATCATCAGATGAGGATGAACAATAATGTCCTGGATCATTGGAATCTTTATCTGGAGAACTCGCCGGTTTTTCATGTGAAAAATATTCAAGCGCCTGTATTGCTTTGGACAGGGTTGAATGATAAAAACGTATCACCTGCTCAGGCAAGGATGTTCTTTATGGGAATAAAAAGACAGATGAAAAAAGCTGTTTTGCTGGAATACATCAATGAAACCCATAACGTCTTACAACCTTTCAATCAATTGGATTTTAATATTAAAATCTGGCAATGGTTCGATTATTATCTGAAGAATAAAAAGCCGGCAGAGTGGATTCGCCCACTAACTCAATAA
- a CDS encoding RagB/SusD family nutrient uptake outer membrane protein: MKNTILKYIILPNFLILSLLINNSCDRFTEVGLPKNQITREVVFKDDQLAKSAMAGVYRSLDEQGFLSGAPSGAQLVLAAYADELQAYGSATTDAAIFYNLSHMATTDKIKNLWTITYTQIYNINAVIEGVENSDSLSSEVKNRLKGEGYFLRALLHLYLTQTFGSIPYVTSTNYQVNQSIGKLGTSQVYAQCKTDLETAVPLLPATLAVGNRVYPTKMAAYTVLARMAYYEKNWDSALQYSNLVIADVQYKMEADLNKVFLKDSSGSIWHLLPFGATYNAYQGNVFILNTAPPTNVALRQDFIDEFETGDQRKAAWIGQKTDAQNKTYYYPYKYKQYYTSPTSLEYSVILRVEELYLIRAEAYIKKGQYDLGIADINTIRNRAGLASLANTTDQNILINALIQERRSELFTEFGHRFYDLKHYDFADVIMISKKGQWRPYFKLLPLPASELLLNPNLNPQNDGY, from the coding sequence ATGAAAAATACAATTTTAAAATATATCATATTACCAAATTTTTTGATTCTTTCCCTTCTGATCAATAACAGCTGTGACCGCTTTACGGAAGTTGGACTCCCTAAAAATCAAATAACAAGAGAAGTCGTCTTCAAAGATGACCAGCTGGCTAAATCTGCCATGGCAGGTGTTTATCGATCATTAGACGAGCAGGGGTTTTTGTCAGGAGCTCCATCAGGGGCTCAGCTTGTGCTGGCGGCGTATGCAGATGAGCTTCAGGCCTATGGTTCAGCTACAACAGATGCTGCCATCTTTTATAACCTGAGCCATATGGCCACTACCGATAAGATCAAGAATTTATGGACGATCACCTATACTCAGATTTACAACATCAACGCCGTTATTGAAGGGGTTGAAAATTCGGACAGCCTGAGCTCAGAAGTTAAAAACCGGTTAAAAGGGGAAGGATATTTTCTCAGGGCTTTGCTGCATCTTTACCTAACCCAGACATTCGGCTCAATCCCTTACGTCACCTCGACAAATTATCAGGTTAACCAGAGCATCGGTAAGCTAGGTACCAGTCAGGTCTATGCCCAGTGTAAAACAGATCTGGAAACGGCAGTACCACTCTTACCCGCCACTTTGGCTGTAGGTAATAGGGTATATCCGACAAAGATGGCAGCTTACACCGTATTGGCAAGAATGGCCTATTATGAAAAAAACTGGGATTCCGCACTTCAGTATTCCAACCTTGTCATCGCAGATGTCCAATATAAAATGGAGGCTGACTTAAACAAGGTATTCCTGAAAGACAGCTCAGGAAGTATATGGCATCTGTTACCTTTTGGTGCTACCTACAATGCCTACCAGGGCAATGTATTTATCCTGAACACAGCCCCGCCGACCAATGTTGCGCTACGACAGGATTTTATAGATGAATTTGAGACTGGAGATCAAAGAAAAGCCGCTTGGATAGGGCAAAAGACAGATGCGCAAAATAAAACGTATTATTATCCATATAAATATAAACAGTATTACACCAGTCCGACCTCATTAGAATATTCGGTCATTTTAAGAGTAGAAGAACTGTATTTGATAAGAGCAGAAGCTTATATTAAAAAGGGCCAATATGACTTGGGAATTGCAGATATCAATACGATAAGGAACCGTGCTGGTTTAGCATCATTAGCCAATACAACTGATCAAAATATCTTGATCAATGCTTTAATTCAGGAAAGAAGGTCTGAATTATTTACTGAGTTCGGACACCGATTCTATGACTTAAAGCATTACGACTTTGCAGATGTCATAATGATTTCTAAGAAAGGGCAGTGGAGACCCTATTTTAAATTGCTGCCCCTGCCTGCAAGTGAATTGTTATTAAATCCTAACTTAAATCCGCAGAATGATGGTTACTAG
- a CDS encoding SusC/RagA family TonB-linked outer membrane protein, producing the protein MKNSYYHIGGIFFGLMLAAVSTQSKAQTRTISGTVTSSNKPLSGVIISQEGSDQVTMTANNGTYTIQVSAENPVLLFRHPDYAEEKVTLSNQTVVNISLEQKVKGIEEVILNAGYYKVKDRERTGSIAKVSAKDIENQPVNNVLSALQGRMTGVSITQNSGVAGGGFDIKIRGRNSLRSYSTTGYDGNKPLYIVDGVPLPLVNDFNSGMTASILPYNETNPLNSINPDDIESLEVLKDADATAIYGSKGANGVILITTKRGKKEKTEVNLRTSYGLGQMTNLPKMMNLEEYVAMRRLAFANDGVAVPSNAYDINGVWSPEKTTDWQKYFVGNTAEVSDVQLGVSGGSGNTQFTVSGGHNEETTVFPGSYRYKRNNMGVSVNHTSADRKFQIGFNGTAALQDNVLPPTDFNIVYPVLAPNAPDLYTSSGMINWENNTFNNPMGPATQTFSVKTKSLNANMTSSYQFGSGFSANLNSGYSTYNSYEQKIFPKTTYNPSSNIGSSSSSLRKAQKLNESWILEPQLNYEKRLEKHQFSALVGASFQEQKSDNIVILGRNFPSDDLLTNMAAAASITVPSASESLYRYQAVYARLNYGYNKRYFLNLTGRRDGSSRFGSERRYANFGAIGASWLFSEEKLLKDRSWLSFGKLRTSYGIAGNDQIGDYQYYDTYQSTGGSYGGNSGLVPQRLYNKNFGWELTRKFEAALEMGLFKERLNLNIGYYHNTSSNQLVGIPMPATVGFSSIQANLDATVRNRGLEVSMESVPVKTEYWKWTTSLNFTLPENKLMKFPNLDKSTYANRFEIGKSISLVKLYQYTGIDPVTGLYTFYDTNQDGKINTADRNVSKEIKEYWYGGLQNSIQYKNWSFDLLLQFVSQSQYNVKSMYGNIGNMSNMPAIFTDYWTPENPDAEFQKPSAGYSPAAVTASSLFLLSDATVSDSFTVRVKNATLSYSIPSDSNSKLKARLFMSGQNLFVFSSYKEGNPEFMAAGYTSPLRVVSFGLSLTY; encoded by the coding sequence ATGAAAAATTCCTATTACCATATAGGAGGTATTTTCTTTGGCCTTATGCTGGCCGCTGTCAGCACTCAATCAAAAGCCCAAACACGCACCATTTCCGGTACCGTCACCTCATCCAATAAACCATTGTCGGGAGTCATTATCTCCCAGGAGGGCAGTGATCAGGTAACCATGACCGCTAATAACGGAACCTACACCATACAGGTTTCAGCAGAAAATCCCGTCCTATTGTTCAGACACCCTGATTATGCAGAAGAAAAAGTCACACTCTCTAATCAGACCGTCGTTAATATCAGCTTAGAACAAAAAGTAAAGGGAATCGAAGAAGTTATTCTCAACGCAGGCTACTACAAGGTTAAAGACAGAGAGAGAACCGGTAGCATCGCCAAAGTTTCGGCAAAAGACATCGAAAACCAGCCTGTCAACAACGTCCTGTCAGCTTTACAGGGCAGAATGACGGGCGTAAGTATTACACAAAATTCCGGAGTTGCCGGCGGAGGCTTTGATATAAAGATCCGGGGACGAAACAGCTTACGAAGCTATTCAACGACCGGTTATGACGGCAATAAACCGTTATACATTGTCGATGGCGTTCCTCTGCCTCTGGTCAATGATTTCAATAGTGGAATGACCGCAAGCATCCTTCCATACAATGAAACGAACCCTCTGAATTCAATCAATCCCGATGACATTGAATCGCTTGAGGTCCTTAAGGACGCCGATGCCACTGCCATTTATGGAAGCAAGGGGGCTAATGGTGTTATCTTAATCACCACAAAGAGGGGCAAAAAAGAAAAAACAGAGGTCAACCTGAGAACAAGTTACGGATTGGGACAGATGACCAACCTGCCAAAAATGATGAACCTGGAAGAATATGTCGCGATGCGTCGACTGGCTTTTGCCAATGATGGCGTAGCAGTGCCCTCCAATGCTTATGATATCAATGGGGTATGGAGTCCAGAAAAAACGACGGACTGGCAGAAATACTTCGTCGGAAATACAGCGGAGGTTTCGGATGTACAGCTTGGTGTATCAGGCGGCAGTGGCAACACACAATTCACGGTCTCCGGTGGTCACAATGAGGAAACAACCGTTTTTCCGGGAAGCTACCGCTATAAGAGAAATAACATGGGAGTCAGTGTCAACCATACCAGCGCTGACCGAAAATTCCAGATCGGTTTTAATGGGACTGCTGCATTGCAGGATAATGTACTTCCACCGACTGACTTCAATATTGTATATCCGGTGTTAGCACCTAATGCTCCGGATCTGTATACGTCCAGCGGAATGATCAACTGGGAGAACAATACATTTAACAATCCTATGGGACCTGCAACGCAGACCTTTTCAGTAAAAACCAAGAGTTTAAATGCGAATATGACTTCCAGCTACCAATTCGGGAGCGGATTCAGTGCTAATCTGAATAGTGGTTACAGTACTTACAACAGTTATGAGCAGAAAATTTTCCCAAAGACAACCTATAACCCGTCCAGCAATATCGGCAGCAGCAGTTCTTCTCTCAGAAAAGCCCAGAAATTGAACGAGAGCTGGATCCTTGAGCCTCAGCTGAACTACGAAAAACGATTGGAAAAACACCAGTTTTCCGCATTGGTAGGGGCTTCATTTCAGGAACAGAAATCCGATAATATCGTTATTCTCGGAAGAAATTTCCCTTCAGATGACCTGTTGACCAATATGGCAGCCGCAGCTTCCATTACGGTTCCCAGCGCGAGTGAATCCCTATACCGCTACCAAGCCGTTTACGCCAGGCTCAATTACGGCTATAACAAAAGATACTTTTTAAATTTAACAGGCCGACGTGACGGGTCCAGCAGATTCGGTTCAGAAAGACGATACGCCAATTTTGGCGCTATTGGGGCTTCGTGGTTATTTTCAGAAGAGAAACTACTGAAAGACCGGTCCTGGTTAAGTTTCGGAAAACTGAGAACCAGCTATGGTATAGCAGGGAATGACCAGATCGGAGACTATCAGTATTACGATACCTATCAGTCCACCGGCGGCTCCTATGGTGGGAATTCAGGATTGGTTCCACAACGGCTATATAATAAAAACTTCGGATGGGAGCTGACCCGCAAGTTCGAGGCTGCTTTAGAAATGGGTCTATTTAAAGAGCGGCTAAATCTGAACATAGGCTATTACCACAACACCAGCTCCAACCAGCTTGTCGGTATCCCAATGCCTGCCACAGTAGGATTCAGCAGTATTCAGGCCAATCTTGACGCTACGGTAAGAAACCGTGGTCTGGAAGTTTCTATGGAATCGGTTCCTGTTAAAACCGAATACTGGAAATGGACGACCAGTCTCAACTTTACGTTGCCGGAGAACAAACTCATGAAGTTCCCCAATCTTGATAAGTCGACCTACGCTAACAGATTTGAAATTGGAAAATCCATTTCTCTTGTCAAATTGTATCAATATACGGGCATCGATCCTGTCACCGGTTTATATACCTTTTATGACACGAATCAGGATGGAAAGATCAATACTGCCGACCGTAACGTAAGCAAAGAGATTAAGGAATACTGGTATGGCGGACTACAGAACAGTATCCAGTATAAAAACTGGAGTTTCGATCTGCTGTTGCAGTTTGTAAGCCAGAGCCAGTACAATGTGAAATCGATGTACGGCAATATCGGTAACATGTCCAATATGCCGGCCATATTCACCGATTACTGGACACCGGAAAATCCTGATGCCGAGTTTCAAAAGCCCAGTGCAGGATACAGCCCAGCCGCAGTGACAGCGAGTTCCCTTTTTCTCCTTAGCGATGCTACCGTTTCTGATTCGTTCACCGTCAGAGTAAAAAATGCAACCTTGAGCTACAGCATACCATCGGACAGCAACAGCAAGCTGAAAGCCAGGCTTTTTATGAGCGGACAGAATCTCTTTGTTTTTTCCAGTTATAAAGAAGGAAACCCTGAATTTATGGCGGCAGGCTACACCAGCCCGCTCCGAGTAGTCAGTTTTGGTCTTTCATTAACCTATTAA
- a CDS encoding helix-turn-helix domain-containing protein — MYKWNLVNLKIHIGRIILLYRLRKELSQFQLGLEVGMSRDHIGRIERGQTNPTIENIVKISDFLNIDILIFFIELNQNELSNILDEIKNLKEKNKNIE, encoded by the coding sequence ATGTATAAATGGAACTTAGTAAATTTAAAGATTCACATAGGTAGAATTATTCTGCTATATAGATTGAGAAAAGAATTATCACAATTTCAACTTGGTCTTGAAGTAGGTATGTCAAGGGATCACATCGGGAGAATTGAGAGAGGTCAAACAAATCCAACAATTGAAAATATTGTTAAGATTTCAGACTTTCTAAATATCGACATCTTGATATTTTTTATAGAATTAAATCAAAACGAATTGTCGAATATTCTTGACGAAATCAAAAATCTTAAGGAAAAGAACAAAAATATAGAATAG
- a CDS encoding HamA C-terminal domain-containing protein, with protein MNFDVIINDTFTNLCTDDKVTSTENKRVLSFINDFENGSWRFEKFQNFIWDNIKETALSHSERQALIDKGEGSILSESAKNLRLVEGEKAFGRGSEIAEIVLYGIMKDHYSALPIVPKIFYKQNKKDEAKGADSVHIVVESDESFSLWFGESKFYNSIENARLDTIIDSVADSISLNKIKKENSIITNLSDINDFDEITPELRAKIKASLSQDESIDKIKPILNIPILLLYECEQTKNGTELTEDYKQGIINYHKDRATEYFKKQIAKCSGVHLYDKINFHIILFPVADKEKIVNKFIQIAKVYRD; from the coding sequence ATGAATTTCGATGTTATCATCAATGATACCTTTACAAATCTATGTACAGATGATAAAGTTACATCTACTGAAAATAAAAGGGTTCTAAGCTTTATTAACGATTTTGAAAATGGTAGTTGGAGGTTTGAAAAGTTTCAAAACTTTATCTGGGATAATATTAAAGAGACAGCGCTAAGCCACAGTGAGAGACAAGCTTTAATAGATAAAGGAGAAGGCTCTATATTATCCGAATCCGCAAAAAACTTACGACTTGTTGAGGGAGAAAAAGCATTTGGCCGTGGTAGTGAAATTGCTGAAATTGTTCTGTATGGAATAATGAAGGATCATTATTCCGCTCTACCTATTGTTCCAAAAATATTTTACAAACAAAATAAAAAGGATGAAGCGAAAGGGGCTGATAGTGTACACATTGTTGTAGAATCTGATGAAAGCTTTTCACTGTGGTTTGGTGAATCAAAATTTTATAATAGTATTGAAAACGCAAGGCTCGATACGATAATAGATTCAGTAGCTGATTCTATAAGTCTGAACAAAATAAAAAAAGAAAATAGCATAATTACTAATCTAAGCGACATCAATGATTTCGATGAAATTACTCCAGAATTACGGGCTAAAATAAAAGCCAGCCTGTCCCAAGATGAATCAATTGATAAAATAAAACCCATATTGAATATTCCTATTTTACTTCTCTATGAATGTGAGCAGACAAAAAATGGTACGGAGTTAACAGAGGATTATAAACAAGGAATTATAAACTACCACAAAGATAGAGCAACTGAATATTTCAAAAAACAAATTGCTAAATGCTCCGGTGTCCACTTATATGATAAAATAAACTTTCATATTATTCTTTTTCCTGTTGCTGATAAAGAAAAGATAGTAAATAAATTTATTCAAATAGCCAAAGTTTATAGAGATTAG
- a CDS encoding DEAD/DEAH box helicase has protein sequence MEDKIFEGCQIVNDLLISDKENDARQELIKLLDYHFVNNIEYTPLVNHLIRETGLFPYLDPDTSNWEERFVYSAFKVDVGEDNPLTLHREQSFLLKKLLEGKNIAVSAPTSFGKSFVIDAYIKIKRPSNVLIIVPTIALTDETRRRLYKKFASEYKIITTTEVEPAEKNIFIFPQERAINYLNKIDHFDIMIIDEFYKASKNFDKERSPSLIKAIIKLGDKASQRYFLAPNISSLEENPFTKEMEFIKLDFNTVFLEVNELYQNIGRDEQKKTQLLIDILKSKDTKSLIYAGTYSNIDTLSNIVNTHFEEKNVELLTNFANWLTKNYSYNWSLTNTVKRGTGVHNGRLHRSLSQIQVKLFEEKNGLNNIISTSSIIEGVNTSAENVILWMNKNGRSGLNDFTYRNIIGRGGRMFKHFIGKIFILDKPPTSEQTLLSLPFPEEILGDLDSVKNSDILTKEQVAKIQYYQEEMSGLLGIDVYKRLKEESVFQSSDSELVKEIAIDMSTNPHNWYGLSYLNSAKRDNWDSSIYRIINLKPGHWETKSSTFVAFIKILSNNWFKSIPELLKMLEPYDVGIDDFFKLERNVSFKFSSLVKDVNTLQKEILKDKNYDISRFVSWTSHAFLPSVVFQLEEYGLPRMISKKIHNSKLIDFYDSNLTIHKTIEILNEIGINTICKTVKLDEFDIYILEYFYDGIKIM, from the coding sequence ATGGAAGATAAAATTTTTGAAGGTTGTCAAATAGTAAATGACCTACTAATTTCTGATAAAGAAAATGATGCAAGACAAGAACTTATTAAATTGTTAGATTACCATTTTGTAAATAATATTGAATACACTCCTCTTGTAAATCATCTGATTCGTGAAACTGGCCTTTTCCCATATCTTGACCCAGACACTTCAAATTGGGAAGAAAGATTTGTTTACTCTGCATTTAAAGTTGATGTTGGAGAAGATAATCCATTAACTCTACATCGAGAACAATCCTTTTTACTTAAAAAACTTCTAGAGGGGAAAAACATTGCCGTTAGCGCCCCAACAAGTTTCGGAAAAAGTTTTGTCATTGATGCATATATAAAAATCAAAAGACCAAGCAATGTCTTAATTATTGTGCCAACAATTGCATTAACTGATGAAACAAGAAGAAGACTGTATAAAAAATTTGCCAGTGAATACAAAATAATTACTACTACAGAAGTAGAACCTGCTGAAAAAAATATTTTCATATTTCCTCAAGAGAGAGCAATTAATTATCTAAATAAAATTGACCATTTTGATATTATGATTATTGATGAGTTCTACAAGGCGAGTAAAAATTTTGATAAAGAGCGATCCCCAAGTTTAATAAAGGCTATAATTAAACTTGGGGACAAAGCAAGTCAGAGATATTTTTTAGCTCCAAATATTTCTTCATTAGAGGAAAACCCATTTACAAAAGAAATGGAATTCATTAAGCTCGATTTCAATACGGTATTTTTAGAAGTTAATGAACTTTACCAAAACATTGGAAGAGATGAACAAAAGAAAACTCAATTATTAATTGATATTTTAAAATCAAAAGATACTAAATCCTTAATTTATGCAGGAACATATTCTAATATTGACACATTGTCAAATATTGTAAATACCCATTTTGAAGAAAAAAATGTCGAATTATTAACCAATTTTGCAAATTGGTTAACTAAAAACTACAGCTATAATTGGTCATTAACTAATACTGTAAAAAGAGGTACAGGTGTTCATAATGGACGACTACATCGCTCACTTAGTCAAATACAGGTTAAACTTTTTGAAGAAAAAAATGGTCTTAATAATATTATTTCAACGTCGTCAATAATTGAAGGAGTTAATACTTCTGCCGAAAATGTTATTCTTTGGATGAATAAAAATGGAAGGTCAGGTTTAAACGACTTTACATATCGTAACATAATTGGTAGAGGTGGGAGGATGTTCAAACATTTTATAGGAAAAATATTCATATTGGATAAACCTCCCACAAGTGAGCAAACTCTTTTATCATTACCTTTTCCAGAGGAAATATTAGGAGATTTAGACAGTGTAAAAAACAGTGATATTTTAACTAAGGAACAAGTGGCAAAAATTCAATATTATCAGGAAGAAATGTCCGGTTTACTTGGTATAGATGTTTATAAAAGACTTAAAGAAGAATCTGTTTTTCAATCAAGTGATAGCGAGTTAGTCAAAGAGATTGCAATTGATATGAGTACTAATCCTCATAATTGGTATGGGCTTTCATATCTTAATTCAGCGAAAAGAGATAATTGGGATAGTAGTATTTACAGAATTATTAATTTAAAACCTGGTCATTGGGAAACTAAGAGCAGTACATTTGTTGCTTTCATAAAAATACTTAGTAATAATTGGTTTAAGTCCATTCCTGAATTATTAAAAATGTTAGAGCCTTATGATGTTGGAATTGATGATTTTTTCAAGTTGGAAAGAAATGTATCATTTAAATTTTCGTCACTTGTTAAGGATGTTAATACTCTTCAAAAAGAAATATTAAAAGATAAAAACTATGATATTTCCCGTTTCGTATCCTGGACCTCTCATGCATTTTTACCTTCTGTTGTTTTTCAACTTGAAGAGTATGGACTTCCTAGAATGATTTCAAAAAAAATTCACAATTCAAAACTTATAGATTTTTACGATTCAAATCTAACAATCCATAAGACCATTGAAATTTTAAATGAGATAGGTATTAATACAATCTGTAAAACAGTTAAGCTGGACGAATTCGACATTTATATATTAGAATATTTTTATGACGGAATAAAAATCATGTAA